A region from the Triticum aestivum cultivar Chinese Spring chromosome 3D, IWGSC CS RefSeq v2.1, whole genome shotgun sequence genome encodes:
- the LOC123078669 gene encoding potassium channel AKT1, translated as MSSRSGAARMRACGPWGEGGSGVVGDAHALEREMSRDGSHYSLSSGILPSLGARSNRRVKLRRFIISPYDRRYRLWETFLIVLVVYSAWVSPFEFGFIRIPTGGLAATDNAVNAIFAVDIILTFFVAYLDRLTYLLEDDPKRIAWRYTTSWLVLDVASTIPSEIARRILPSKLRSYGFFNMLRLWRLRRVSSLFARLEKDRHFNYFWVRCAKLICVTLFAVHCAACFYYLIADRYPDPKETWIGNTMPDFHSKGLWIRYVTSVYWSITTLTTVGYGDYHAENIREMIFNIFYMFFNLGLTAYLIGNMTNLVVHGTSRTRKYRDTIQAATSFALRNQLPPRLQDQMISHLSLKFRTDSEGLQQQETLDALPKAIRSSISQYLFLNLVQNIYLFQGVSNDLIFQLVSEMKAEYFPPREDVILQNEAPTDFYILVSGSVELVEVPNGAEHGAEQVVGVAKSGEVIGEIGVLCYRPQLFTVRTRSLCQLLRMNRTAFLSIVQSNVGDGTIIMNNLIQLLKEQTDGVMVGVLKEIESMLARGRLDLPITLCFAVTRGDDHLLHQLLKRNLDPNESDQDGRTALHIAASKGNEQCVKLLLEYGADPNARDSEGKVPLWEAVYAKHDTVVQLLVKGGAELSSGDTSLYACTAVEQNNIELLKQILKHVIDVNRPSKDGNIPLHRAVCDGNVEMVELLLRHGADIDKQDSNGWTPRALAEQQGHEEIQNIFRSVIAPRKYTSNGRMTPTLLGRFSSDPSMQKVIREDAEQQPSKVLPQRRKVSFHNSLFGVISSSHPRRETDHLLSRGLAATGGPSYPQAHHNPLVRVTISCPEKGNTAGKLVILPGSMKELLQLGAKKFDMMPTKVLTIEGAEVDEVELIRDGDHLVLASDDWIPDDTQIGGKN; from the exons ATGTCGTCGAGGTCCGGGGCCGCCAGGATGCGGGCGTGCGGGCCGTGGGGCGAGGGCGGCAGCGGCGTCGTCGGGGACGCGCACGCGCTCGAGAGGGAGATGTCGCGGGACGGCAGCCACTACAGCCTCTCCAGCGGCATCCTGCCGTCGCTCGGCGCGCGCAGCAACCGCCGCGTCAAGCTCCGCCGCTTCATCATCTCGCCGTACGACCGCCGATACAG ATTGTGGGAGACTTTCCTCATAGTTCTTGTGGTCTACTCTGCGTGGGTCTCCCCATTCGAATTTGGCTTCATCCGGATCCCTACGGGAGGCCTAGCTGCGACGGACAATGCCGTGAATGCAATCTTCGCAGTTGACATCATCCTGACCTTCTTTGTAGCTTACTTGGACAGACTGACCTATTTGCTCGAAGATGATCCAAAGAGGATTGCTTGGCGTTATACTACCAGCTGGTTGGTTCTTGACGTTGCCTCCACCATCCCATCAGAAATTGCTCGCAGGATACTACCTTCAAAGCTCAGATCATATGGATTCTTCAACATGCTTCGTCTATGGCGTCTCCGGAGAGTCAGCTCTCTCTTTGCTAG ATTGGAGAAGGATAGACACTTCAATTACTTCTGGGTTCGATGTGCAAAGCTCATTTGT GTCACACTTTTTGCCGTGCACTGTGCAGCATGCTTCTACTATCTAATCGCTGATAGGTACCCGGACCCAAAGGAAACGTGGATCGGCAATACCATGCCAGATTTTCATTCCAAGGGCTTGTGGATTCGCTACGTAACATCAGTATATTGGTCAATCACCACGCTTACCACTGTGGGTTATGGGGATTATCATGCGGAGAACATACGGGAGATGATTTTCAATATTTTCTACATGTTCTTTAACCTTGGACTGACTGCTTATTTGATTGGCAACATGACCAACTTGGTTGTCCATGGCACCAGCCGTACTCGAAAATAT CGGGATACAATTCAAGCAGCAACCAGCTTTGCCCTTCGGAATCAGCTACCACCTCGGTTGCAAGATCAGATGATATCACATCTTAGCTTAAAGTTCAGGACAGATTCTGAAGGTCTTCAACAACAAGAGACTCTTGATGCGCTGCCTAAGGCTATTAGGTCTAGCATTTCGCAATATCTGTTCCTCAATCTGGTTCAAAACATTTACTTGTTTCAAGGAGTATCTAATGATCTGATTTTTCAACTG GTTTCAGAGATGAAAGCCGAATATTTTCCACCTAGGGAGGATGTCATTTTGCAGAATGAAGCACCCACTGACTTCTACATTTTAGTTTCTGGTAGTGTG GAATTAGTAGAGGTTCCAAATGGCGCGGAACATGGTGCAGAACAG GTGGTTGGAGTGGCCAAGTCAGGAGAGGTTATTGGAGAAATTGGGGTTCTTTGCTATAGGCCTCAATTATTCACAGTCCGGACAAGATCCTTATGTCAGCTTCTACGGATGAATCGTACGGCCTTTCTCAGCATTGTTCAATCCAATGTTGGCGATGGAACTATCATCATGAACAACCTTATTCAG TTACTAAAAGAGCAGACAGACGGCGTAATGGTAGGTGTTCTGAAGGAGATCGAGAGCATGCTAGCTCGAGGTCGTCTGGATTTGCCAATCACACTCTGCTTTGCAGTGACTAGAGGAGATGACCATTTGTTGCATCAACTACTTAAGCGTAATTTGGATCCAAATGAGTCAGATCAAGATGGGCGTACAGCACTG CACATAGCTGCTTCCAAAGGAAATGAGCAATGTGTCAAGCTTCTATTAGAATATGGAGCTGATCCAAATGCCAGGG ATTCGGAAGGAAAGGTTCCGCTATGGGAGGCTGTGTATGCGAAACATGATACGGTTGTGCAGCTGTTAGTCAAGGGCGGTGCAGAACTATCATCGGGGGATACAAGCTTATATGCTTGCACCGCAGTCGAGCAAAATAATATAGAACTGCTCAAGCAAATACTCAAACATGTCATCGATGTAAACAGGCCATCCAAGGACGGAAACATTCCGCTACACCGTGCTGTCTGCGATGGGAATGTTGAGATGGTTGAGCTGTTACTAAGACACGGAGCAGACATTGACAAGCAGGACAGCAATGGCTGGACCCCAAGAGCTCTAGCTGAGCAACAAGGCCATGAAGAAATACAGAACATATTTAGATCAGTGATAGCACCAAGGAAGTACACGTCAAATGGTAGGATGACACCTACGCTGCTAGGCAGGTTCAGCAGTGATCCCTCGATGCAAAAAGTGATCCGTGAAGATGCTGAGCAGCAACCCAGCAAAGTTCTTCCGCAGAGAAGGAAAGTCAGTTTTCACAACTCTCTTTTTGGTGTCATCTCTTCGTCTCATCCGCGCCGAGAGACCGACCATCTGCTCTCAAGAGGTCTTGCGGCAACAGGTGGTCCGAGTTATCCTCAGGCCCATCACAACCCACTCGTCAGGGTGACAATCAGCTGCCCTGAGAAGGGGAACACTGCTGGGAAGCTCGTGATCTTACCGGGGTCGATGAAGGAGCTTCTTCAACTAGGTGCGAAGAAGTTTGACATGATGCCCACTAAGGTCCTGACAATTGAGGGCGCAGAGGTTGACGAGGTTGAGCTCATCAGAGATGGTGATCATCTTGTTCTTGCCAGTGATGACTGGATACCAGATGATACGCAAATAGGAGGTAAAAATTAG